The proteins below come from a single Parachlamydia acanthamoebae genomic window:
- a CDS encoding cob(I)yrinic acid a,c-diamide adenosyltransferase, producing the protein MKIYTKTGDKGETSLSSGERVPKNHPLIEAIGNVDECNSAIGMALSFIPKNQKFKDLKARLFHIQHTLFELGALLASPQDELPELGTTLLEEWIDQMDEKLPPLHHFILPNGHSASTSLQLARAICRRAERVLTDAIQKNNASKESLVYLNRLSDFLFVAARLVNFISDNPETIWLSKLKKQQQIK; encoded by the coding sequence ATGAAAATTTACACAAAAACAGGAGACAAAGGAGAAACATCCTTATCTTCTGGAGAACGCGTCCCCAAAAATCATCCCCTCATTGAAGCAATAGGAAATGTCGATGAGTGCAATTCTGCCATCGGAATGGCACTTTCGTTTATCCCTAAAAATCAGAAATTCAAAGACTTAAAGGCACGACTCTTCCATATTCAACACACGTTATTTGAACTTGGTGCTCTTTTAGCCTCACCCCAAGATGAGCTCCCTGAGCTTGGAACAACCCTCCTAGAAGAATGGATTGATCAGATGGATGAAAAGCTCCCACCCTTGCATCATTTTATTCTTCCCAACGGTCATTCGGCTTCAACTTCTCTTCAACTGGCTCGCGCAATTTGCCGGAGAGCTGAAAGAGTCCTAACTGACGCTATTCAAAAAAATAACGCTTCTAAAGAAAGCTTAGTTTATTTGAATCGCCTTTCCGACTTTTTGTTCGTTGCGGCCCGTTTAGTCAATTTTATATCTGATAACCCCGAGACGATTTGGTTATCAAAATTAAAAAAACAACAACAAATTAAATAA